The genomic region CAACAACATAATTTATATTGAATTTCGGATTTACATTCTTCTTATCATGATGTGCCCTCATTCTAGTGTGTATATATCTATGGACCACAACAGAAAAGGAGATGAAAGCACAGGCTCTTTTCCCATGTGTTATCCTATAAACTACCTTGAATACACATTTATTAAGAGAGAAAAATAGTATCCATCATGTACTGACCAACATCACTCACATGCATGAACAACTTATATCCAATGGTTTATGGGTAATTATAAACAgattatgacaaaaaaaaaagaaaaaagaaaaagaagaaacataCTGAAGTGCATCACCCGCAACTTCTGCAACAAACTTCTGAGTGGCAACAGCAACCAATCTAGTCCTGAAATAGTGATCCACATTTGCAATCAAACAACAAATACAGGGGGCTAAGAATCCAACTTTTGTAGGAATAAATATcaacaataatttaaaaagaaaaaaaaaggaagaaaatgttGAATCCACTACGGATTCGGAAGGATAAATTTAGCTATATTATAAGTTCACAACAAACCAATAAAGATTTCTGCAAGCATGGCATGGTTTGGGATACTGCATACAAGTTGAGGACAAGCGAAGCAACGCAATCTGCTATTGCTCATTCCTTATATATTCTGACACAGGCTTCTACTAACTCATATAATTAACATTGGTGCCGAAAATACTTACTACAAGTATTATATGCTTATGCCTGGTCACTATCATCTCGAGCGAAGCCTAGTCCATAAGTATTgaaaataaaggataattaagTAAAAGACTTCAATTTTAATAGTCACAACCAAATATGGTTGATTCTTATGCTTATCACTTGAATGATCATACAAATATATGACTTTAAACCATTTATATtttaatctcctctaaaattTCCTCTAACCTTTTCTTAGGCCTACCTCTACCTCTAGCTATAGGACAATCCTACATCTGATTCACTATCCTAACTTGAGCCTATAACCAAAGATTAAATTGGACCATTATTCTCTATAATCAGCTCTAATATGGCGATTCCTAATCCTATATAGATTAGTTGACAATGTCAAAACATCAAAGCTAAACTCACACATAAACAAAAAAGGAACAAATCTGTAACAAGGGAGGAGGCACTAACAATCGAAGATCGGGAGACTGAAATCCGCTCTTGGCTAAGTAATGCTCCACCAACTCATCAGGTATCTGAGAAGAAGACGAAACGGTTGGTTCAAATGTTCAATCAAATTTATGAAACAATTCCAATGAAAGAGCTCAAGCATAGATATGAAACAAACCGTAGGAGTATAATCCATTAACGAAGCAAGAAACTCGGTGAGTGCAGTATCGTCATCATGCCTCCCTCCATCGCTTGATTGTGGATTATGGTTAGGGTTCATCTCCTCCTCACTCTATCTATACAATAACCTACCCTGCGAATTTATCAATTTTCTTAGAATTTACTTCAAACTCATATACACGAGTCATTCGAATTATGCAAAGTTTGTAAATTAAGAATTAAAAGGATCAAGAGCAAAATTTTTGGTTCGCAAAAATATCCATTTTTTCGAGGAAACAAAAAGTTTTTTTTGTTGCGCCTCGTACCTTGCTGGTGGTTGCCGGAGAAAAGGAGAGACTGGTTGCTGCCGTGAAATCCCCGCCGTACACCGCTGTCGTAGGAGAACGGAGAATGAAACTTGAAACTTTTTTCAGGTGCCTCTGCCGATAGTGTTTGTTTTGTAGTGTAGCCACTGAAACTTTCATATTCCTAGCCCAATAATCTGTACACTAGGCCCAATAAAGCCCAATAATATTATTAATGGGCTTGGATCGGCCCATTACTTACCCTTGAAGAAGAGAACACCCGACACCGTCGTCACTGAGGAAAAGAATTAAGAATCTAAGAAGAAAAGACACAAATCCAAAAGaatattctttccctttttcatatCAACACAATTTGTATCTCTGATTTGtgatctttcttcttcttcttcttgtgtgTTGTTGAAAGTTTCAATTTTTACAATTAGTATTTAAATACTTATCCTTCTCCCAAAAAAGTTCACACAATCCAATCCAATTCAATTGCTTccaaaaatttgattaattagaTCTTCTAGTTCTAGCCATGGTTCTTCACCGAGAACAAgagcttcttctctcttctcctttcATTGACCCTTCTAAAGGTACCCCTTTTATCCTTTTTCATTTAATTCAGCTCAAGCTTATCCTCAAAGTTTTAAGCTTTTTTTAGAAGAGGAAaaagattgattttttttttttcagatggaTTTTGAATTTGTTCTATTTTGTTATGAACAGGAGATGGTGGAAAATCTGGTGGGATGTCAATTGAGAAGAAGATTGAGTTCCTTGAGAGCTTGACTGGAAAGGTTGTTCCTTTATGCACAGAACTCATTGATGATAATATTTTGAGTGTTGTTACTGCTTTTACAACTCTAATGCTTATGTTTGTAAAAATACAATTCTTAATTTTCTTAAATGGCCTTATTTCTTTTAAACAAATATTGTTATATTACTTATACTGTATGGTGTGAAACAAGATGCATTGGTGTTTCAATTTCATTggtatttttctatgcaatgcaTTTTATGAATGCAGCTGAGAAGCTTATTAATGCTATCCACTTTTTGTCTATGTTTATGGTTGGACTGAAGAAAATTCATCACCCCCGTTTGAATATAAATTTGCAATATGGTGTTTTCATGACTGAGTGGTTTAAATGAAAAAAGTCGGTATTACAGATTGGTTTATAAATTGAATTTGTCACTTAGAATGTGTCTTGGTATCATTTGTTTTAACTGATTCTTCTAAGACTTTAGGTACTTCAACAATTTCCCTTTTTTAGATATATTGGTGCAATGTGCATTTGCTATGTTTACAATTGTTGATATGAATTTTGCAAACTTGGTTATGTCATTATGTGAACTGAATACTTTTGGCTGTTATAACTTATAACAATTACAAGCAGCAAGTTCTCCATTctattaattagatttttaatcaACCTGAGAGGCTGAGACTAGTCTTACCTGTTTCAGGTTACAAATCGAAGATCCCGTAGGTGGTTAAACGATCGTCTCCTGATGGAACTGGTTCCACGATTAAATGCGGAGGAAATCAGAGGCTTGTTTGCTCCACCACCATGGGGTAAATTATCTGAGGCATCTTTCCTGAAACTTTGGTTGCTTAGTTTTGTTGCATGCTTCCTGTGATACCCCAAACCCGCCCAAAAAGAAAAAGTCATTACCTAAGAGCGTTTTAATTTTTGAACTTTCAATGTTTCTTTAGTATAAGTAATGACTGGattaattttcattttaaaaaatgaCGATCGGGTTCATTTCACAGGTGAAGAAGTTCCACCTTCAACATTTTCCATGACTAATGTGGAAGAGTGGGACAGATTCAGGAATATAGACATGGATAAAGAGGTTATATTTGCTTCTCTTATTTTTAAACTCCTTGAAACGTTTTTACTGTTTAAGAAGATAATTCCATGCACCTATAATTGAATTCAAGAAGCTTTACAGTGAATTATTGCTTTTGGTACTAAATATATCCTTTTAGAAGTTATTCTGTGATCTAGGTATCTTTTACAATTTTTAGTATCGTAGAGTTTATATCTGCAACGAATGTGCTTACATGGTGTGTTTTAGTGTTTATGTTCTGCTATGTGTGCGCATGAGCCATGAGAATTGAAGTTAGTTTAGAGTGCCAATTGCTAACTATTGGTTGGCACTTGAGTTTGTTTGGTTATGTTGGAATGTAATGTAGAGACAGCCAACAAACATCTCACTATAGGTTTCATATGTTTCGATAGGTCAATATGATCCATGCTTTCGAAAACTCTTTAGACAAGAGGAAAGGCCGTGTTGATGCTGACAAGTTGGCAGTATTGAATGGTTGGCATAGAGTTGATTGTCGAACAAGAGAGGCACTTCGACGCAGCTCTGTTTCCGAACTCATAGAGGGTTATGAGGTACATATTTGATTATTAATTACCCCCTTCTAACCTGTAAATCACCATTGTGCACAAGAAAAGGGATtaacttttatataaaaaatatatcttgcAATTTACATAGaaacatattttttattcttttctatCTTCTTAAGGAATGTATACGGACGTTTATAACGAAAAGCTCGGATGGAGATGTTCTTGAGCTGCAAATTCAGGATCCTTTTAGGAGATTGTTACTGCATGGTGTTTGTGAGGTAATATCAGATATGCTGCTCTCCATGTTATTGTTGAAATTTCAATTCGCCTTCTATGCTTGAAAATTTGGGAAGTTTTTCATGAAAATGACAAAAAAGAAGCATTAGTGATACCAATCATGGTTTTTTGCATCCTTATTATATTGTTATCTAAATCTTTTTCTCATTATATATATGCATTATATTTGCTGCCGTTTCTAAAATTTTTTGGATCTGTCGCTGCTCGTGAAACCATTTATACTCTTGTAAGTGTACATGAAGCTTATAATCTTAATTTTTGTTGGTGGTAGTTCTACAACTTGGCCTCAGATACAGTGACAGATATGAATGGTGGTGTGGAGTCATCAAAGATGAcaaagataaagaagaagaaaaggggtTCTCCTCAGCTTCCAAATATCACTCTCTGCCACTTTCTGAAGATGTCCAAGGAAGGAAGTTGGTAATTTGATTCAGGGAGAAATGTTGTAAttccttattattattatgataaaAGACCTGTCTTTAGTCAATTATGTACAATGTAAAATTAATTTAGTTGTTTATTATTGCACAATAATTTCACTGTAAATTAGTCTTTAGAACTGTCTATTCAATTGGTTGATACTTGATACCATTAGTCAACATAACAAGTTGATTGCTGGCTTAATTTACAATGTTATGGTTGTTTAATTCAAGAATAAACACTTAACTCGGTTCCATAATGtgactttaaaaaaaatatatatatgatttctgattttatcatttttatttttgagaCGATATAATTTCTGTTTAAAGCGTTCATCAAATATCAACAAAAATTAATTAGTAGtagttttatttgtaatttgtaaaAGTTTCAAATTGGGcacaattaattttttattttttttatagtacAATACNNNNNNNNNNNNNNNNNNNNNNNNNNNNNNNNNNNNNNNNNNNNNNNNNNNNNNNNNNNNNNNNNNNNNNNNNNNNNNNNNNNNNTAATTAAACAAGCTCAAATATTATTGAgttttttttactttttgttaTATATTCTacgtttttttaattaattttagtatagaaGTAATTTTTCATATAATTGAGATATAATTagcttattttaaaattaattttaaactggagtatataataaaaaaaacccGATTGTGTTTAG from Arachis ipaensis cultivar K30076 chromosome B02, Araip1.1, whole genome shotgun sequence harbors:
- the LOC107626056 gene encoding transcription initiation factor TFIID subunit 10; this encodes MNPNHNPQSSDGGRHDDDTALTEFLASLMDYTPTIPDELVEHYLAKSGFQSPDLRLTRLVAVATQKFVAEVAGDALQHCKARQATIPKDKRDRQQKDKRLVLTMEDLTKALHDYGVNVRHQEYFADSPSTGMDPATRDE
- the LOC107626054 gene encoding uncharacterized protein LOC107626054; the encoded protein is MVLHREQELLLSSPFIDPSKGDGGKSGGMSIEKKIEFLESLTGKVTNRRSRRWLNDRLLMELVPRLNAEEIRGLFAPPPWGEEVPPSTFSMTNVEEWDRFRNIDMDKEVNMIHAFENSLDKRKGRVDADKLAVLNGWHRVDCRTREALRRSSVSELIEGYEECIRTFITKSSDGDVLELQIQDPFRRLLLHGVCEFYNLASDTVTDMNGGVESSKMTKIKKKKRGSPQLPNITLCHFLKMSKEGSW